TGGAGATGGATAGGTCAGATGGAGATGGATAGGTCAGATGGAGTCATGTAGGGATTCATCAGGAGGAAGCGCAGAGCACACCTAAGATCATTTATTTTTTGGCTGTTTTGAAAGTCAGGTCAAAGCTGGTCAGTGAGCAATGTGGAGTGGTAGGCTATTGACTCCCTCAGTTCTCTCCATTTCAGATGTTGGACACCACGGTAGACTATTGCACCTAGCAGAAACATGGTTCTGTGGGTAAaataaactactgtagactattgagatgcacccctacaGTCCCTGGTAGGTGACAAGGTCCTGTGGAGCGTCTGCTATGTCTGACTTACTGCAGCGATGGAGGGTTTCTTCCCATCTCCAGCAGGAGGGTGAGTGACATCAGCACCCAGGAAGATGACTGGCTGCTGGAACACCAGGGGCCTGGGAAGAACAGACGATTAACCAGTGCCATCATCACAGAGAAGACGTGTGAACAGAAGAACGGACATATACATGGATGGCTGGATGAGACCGACTTGACTTTTCACTTATAGCGTGTAGAATGAGTAGACTGGTATCCAATTGTCAGTAGTTACTATCCGTCTCTAGTTACTatttgtctcatcactacaactcccgtacgggctcgggagagacgaaggtcgaaagccatgcgccctccgaaacccaaccaagccgcactgcttcttaacacagcgcgcatccaacccggaagccagccgtacgtaccaatgtgtcggaggaaacaccgtgcacctggcgacctggttagcgtgcactgcgcacAGGAGTCGCCAGTGCGCGATGAGACatggatatccctaccggccaaaccctccctaacccggacgacgctaggccaattgtgcgtcgccccacggacctcccggtcgcggccagctgtgacagagcctgggcgcgaacccagattctctggtggcacagctagcactgcgatgcagtgccctagaccactgcaccacccgggaggcccaggtTTATACATTTTAACCGAATGCAGAGTACAATACTGTTAGACATTGACAGTAAACCAGCAAGTATTCATAGCGATGACAATGAGAGGTTCTGCACTGACCTGCCCTGTGGGAGGAGGATGTTGTTGACCCCGCCCAGCTTGACATTGATCTTCAGGcagaggttagagagggtctggggAGTGGTTTTCTGAACATTCTTGACCTGGACACACTGGGTGGCCATGCCCAGCACCGTGTCACCAACACGCTTCACCTCAGCTAGCCCACAGAGaagcaggggagggagggagaaaggctATGTCAGCACAATAGGAGAGATATACAGCTAGTTTGTGTTTTGCAATGAATTCTGAATTGGTTTATGAATGCACTAAtttaagtcgctttggataagagtgtctgctaaatgactaaaatgtcaaagtgTAAGGTAGAAAGATCATGTGAAATTTGCTTTCATACAGTTGAACATATAATCCACTAAATAATCCAGAACAGCATATAGAGCACAGCACTAACTGAACCAATAGGATTTAGAGGCAGAGTTATAAACAGTGACATTCAGGACTTAggaacatatactgaacaaaaatacacaacacaaaatgtgaagttttggcccatgtctcatgagctgaaatgatcccagaacaaaaagcttatttatctcaaattttGGCCACAAATATTTTTACATCTCTGTTAATGATAATTTCTCCTTTGcctagataatccatccacctgacaggtgtggtatatcaatgTGATTAAACAtgatccttacacaggtgcagcttgtgctggggacaatagaaggccactaaaatgtgcagttgtgtcacgtAACAATGATCATTGtcatgtctcaagttgagggagcatgccaTTGGcaagttgactgcaggaatgtccacctgagctgttgccagataacttCATGTTTATCTGGCAACAGCAAAACGACGAgcgttttgctgatgtcaacattgtgaacaaagtgcctcatggtggtagtggggttatggtatgggcaagcatTAACTatagacaatgaacacaattgcattttttttaaaggtatctgtgaccaacatgtgcaaatctgtattcccagtcatgtgaaatccatagattagggcctaaataatttcaattgacagatttcctcatatgaactgtaccgtgaaaattgttgcgtttatatttttgtacagtaTAGTTTCCTCACCATAGACGGGTGTCTTTCCAGGCAGGATGACCACCACCAGCTGCAGGCCCTGGTAGGTGTACTTCAGGTGTTTGAACATGGGCTCCACGCTGTCCGCCCCCTGAGCGTACTTACAGAAACAGGGTTGGCCCTGGATGGGCATCCCCGCGTCGCGAGAGATCTTACGCAGCTGGTCTGTGAACGCCCTGAGAGAGAAACAGGTTAGAAGGTACAAAAACACAAGTGTCCTCTAACTCTTTATTGGATTCCAAAAATATTGTGTAGATTGAAATCATAAGCAGGCTAACACAGAAGTTTCAGAAATTGAAAAATACTATAACTTAAAAAAAACATCCCAattataaacccccccccccacaatggTTATTGAGGCTCCTAAGGGCTCCTGGCAGCAGCAGTTCTTACTTAAGCAGGAGTTCAGTACACTGTCTCTGTGGGGCGAAGCAGGCGATGGCCCACACCTTGATCTCTATGCCAGTGTGGAACTGCTTGTTCCTCATGTCCCACACTCCCTGGATGGGAGTTGCTATTGCTTTATTCTGCTTGAGTAAAAGGAAGAAGAGATAAGGGTCAGAGACAAATAGTTGTCTGAATGGGACAAATTAATCCGGGTGTACACTACATGAGTCAAAATCCAAACATCGCTGAGCCTTGCATTAAACAACTGGCATTCCTGTAGTTTTTGTTTGTTGCCAACATAGTGGTGCAATACTAAGCGATGTGGCACAGACTGAGGTCACCCTGCAAGACTTCACTTGGTCGGTGAGGATTTGATATCACGCTGTCTCGCCAAAACAATGTGATTAGATTAAACGTAGCTCCAACGTGCTGTGGCTCAAAGCAGCCTCAAACTTTTTGAGTCAGACATTCACACTTGCCATACAGAGTTGAAATGTCTCTAGTCATCATTTGAATTTAAATAACATTGCTTGTGCACTTCAGAGCTGTAACTGACACTTTGGCTAAAGGCAAGACTCATACTAGTGGTAGTCACATTAAATCTGCGTTGGTGACACACACCCTGAGTAGGCAAAGATATGGGGATGTTGTCGCTGGGACAGCTAAAAATCAGGGCCAAAATTGGGTTGTGTACACCGGGCTTAAATGGGATGTTTCACATTAGAAGGCTGATTCAAAATACAAGTGACGTAACTTAGTTATTTGGAGTGATCTAAGTTTCCATAATATACGTAAAGAACTGTTGTTCATCAGTGCAGTTTTTATAATGCCAGttttttgccttagcactacacacctgattaaaAGCTTGgtgattagttgaatcagttgTGGGCGCGATCAGTTGTGGGCGCGAGTTGTGTTCTTGTTAGTACAAAGACCAGGATTAACCCAACCCATCTTAAATAAGAGAAACCTACCCGCCCTCCatagaggatggatggggcctgGAGGACTCTGCCGTTCACCTCGGTCATCTCATCCCTCACCATCACCCCAAACTCACGCACGTAAGGATCATTGTTAAAGTTGGCACTTCTCAtctgaaaagagagaaaaaggttTAGTGGTAATAATTCAGAGTGTTTATATACAGTTGTGGAGAAAGTACtcaaatagaaaatgactcatgtaaaagtcatccagtaaaatactacttgagtaaaagcctAAAAgtctttggttttaaatatacctaagtatcaaaagtaaatggaattgctaaaatccACAATTAATTTTTTACAATTATTGGCGGATAGctaggggcacaccaacactcagacataatttacaaatgaagcacgtgtttagtgagtcctccagttcagaggcagtagatgacaaAAGATCTTcccttgataagtgtgtgtgaattggaccgttTTCCTGTCAAAGTGTGAcgacttttgggtgtcagggaaaatgtatggagtattttctttaggaatgtagtgaagtaaaagtctgcaaaaatataataaataatgaAGTGCTTTTACATCActgtttatatacacacacacacacacacacaaggacttTGGAAAGACAGCCCAAATGAAAACATACACATATGGTCAGGCCATCAATAGTTAAATCACAGCCGTTCAGAGTCAATGTACATCCTAATAGATTATTTCAAGTTCATAAAAGTAGCTTTCAAGACACACTGTGCTTGAGTTCTCTCTCCCAAGTCAGTTAAGTCTCTTTACCAGTTTGCTGATCTCTTCCTGACGGTCAGGTGCCGATCGGGCTGTGGCACGGATCATAGTGGATGTTTGATTGTCGGTCAGCTTCTTGATGCACCGCTGGCCAGCCACTATGTTACAGACCTAGACACATACATTACAACACAACTTTATTACTAACCCCAGGGACACATCACGAAGGCTTCAGCCGGAGAATAGTCTTGCATATGGAGATTGTCAAATGGTTAAGCTaaatcctcagttctctccttgcctccttttGAAAAGGGCCAAAGATAATAAAGGAGAGGAAACACATGCGCTTGTATGAAATGAGACTCCTTCACTCACGCGTCAGGCAAATTACATTTCTAAATGTGTAAAGTGGTTGAAAATGCATTGAACAAATAGGTTTAGATAAAAGGATGAGAAGCATATCATGTTTAAATGTGTGCATGTCTTTTCTCCTAGGAAAAAACAGCTGATTCAAAGGAAGTGTGGCAGGTTTTAAAACACTTGAGCTACCTGACACGatgtcccgtgtggctcagttggtagagcatgacgcttgcaacgccagggtcgtgggttcgattcTCACGGGGGACCAATACGAAAACGtacacactcactactgtaagtcgctctggataagagggtctgctaaattactaaagcATACTCTTGTGCATCGTCTGTTGAAGTAATGGTAAAACAGGGATTCTGTAATACCGCCCGGATCCTCATTCTTTGTAACAACTTAAACCCAGCAGTAAACCATCAACAAGTTGTAAGGGGAGACTGCCGACTGACCTCAAGGGGGAGGTAGGtgtgtttctgctcctgtccgaCCTGTAGACAGGGGAGGTGGGGGTAGCGCAGTATGAGTTTGTACTTGTCTTTGAAGTACTGCGCTACTGTGCATTCTATGGTCTGGCCATTCTCCTGCTGCAGTGGAAACCTGAGGTCAAACAGATGAGCGAACCAAAAATAAATAAAGCTTAAATGGATTTTCAAAGAAATCCAAGACCAAGTGGGGATTTCTGTTTAACTTGATTGGGATCTGCTCCTAACCTGCACATTATTGATGTGTAAAACATGTTAATATTAGGTTTGTTTCTATCACATCCCTAAACAAACCAGTCATGTTTACATCACAGGAAACTaaaagaattgaggctgttgtgAATATTTTAGGGTGTTCTTTCTTACGTCTGGTGGCTGGCCGGTCTTCTGGTAACATTACATACTCTGTACTTCCGTTTCATCTGACCACAGTGAGTGATCTCAACCTTCAGACCTGAGAATCACAACAAGACAATGGTCAGATTCACATATTCTGTGGACAACAACAGTTTCCTATTTTATCACATTCTACTCTGATTTCAAGTCAGATTAAGATTTTAAGTCAATACACAAAGATACATGCATCATTAATATGTTATAGTACAGAATTTTGGGATATAAGTATTTTCAAATATTTCCACTcagacagacaaaacaaccaaccCAACGCAACTATTGATTACCTGGTAATGAATGATTACCTTTGATTTCCTTGGTAAACTTTACTCTCTGGGAGTCGGTTAAGGGTTTCTGTTGTTCTTCAATACTTTTGAAATCCAAAACCTCACACATGAACTCAATCACAGGCTGGGCCTTGTAGAAGGCAGTGGCTGACACTGCAAAAACAAAACACCAAGCACAGCACAGATTCAGGCCTATCCTCCTTCCAGATACATACTGTAACTTGCCATTATGGTAGGTTGCACTCATTTTAGCAGTGGGTTTACACTTTTAGGACCAATGGCATCACCACAAAAGTACAAGCTCCACCCAAATCAGCACTTTAGGGAGAGCTTAATCAACGCCACTGACTGAAACCTACCATGGAATGAGATTCCCAGTACAATCCTCCttccagtcacacacagagacatactcTAGTCTGACACTTTGGTTGTGTTCCAAATGGTACATTCCTTACAGCCATTTGCAGAGTGAAACCTACCGTCAATGTTTAGCATCATCTTCCACAGGGAAGGCCTAACCGATTGGTGGAACCCAAACCAGACCTCCCTGCCCCCGCCCAGGGGGTTGGAGCATCCCTCTGAAGGGGTGAAGAAAGAACGTCCGACGGGGGTGTACCTGTTGGATGAGGGTGGGAGGAAAATGTGATTAATATCTCAACTGAAATTGGCTTTACAAatagacaaggagagaggaattTGCATAACCCACAGGGAGAAATATACTAGAAGTAAATGGGGATTGTAAGGCTTTGGTGGGTACAAAGAAAACGGTGATTTGTGAATTTGTGACCATTTTTTAAGGAAACAGAAGAAACGTCTTGGGATAGAGGGACATATTAGGTGTGTGGACCCATTTACTGGTTTGATCAAGTCCATTTGCACGAGAACATTTGTTTTATAACTATGTATGTGCTGTAACTAAATACCACCATTAAATACCAATATTACATACCAAAAATATACTGATTGTTCTAAAGGGGAAAACACTGACCTCATAGAGGGCAAATGTCTCATGACCACGTCCAGGGCCTGGATGGTCTCAAAGGGGATGTTTGGCAGTCGTCCAGACAGGGCTTCTTGAAGAGCTTGCAGACTGACGCAGGACACCCACTTTATGGCCACTTTGAAGTTCCGGTCTTTCCCCTCGCCTGGGATGGTCACCTCCAGCTCCACCTGTTTGGGGACACAGGTGTTTTGGTGCGTTTAAAATAGGCTGCATCCGAAAACTCTACAGGAGAAAGTTAAGCCGTCCATCTGTGAGCTGAAGTGCAGCTGGGTTATGCAGCAATACAAATcatccaacactcagtcatctcAATATGAAAATGATTCAAAAGCAACAAATTTGAAATGTTGAAATGttctagtcaaagtccagacctaatcccaattgagatgtggcATAACTTGAAACAAGCatttcatgcttgaaaacccacgaAGGTTGtggagttaaagcagttctgcatacaagactgggccaaaattcctccagtgatgtgagagactgattaacaactacaggaagcatttggttggagtcattgcaactaaaggtggcacaaccagttattgagtgtaagggggccaTTCGTTTTTTACACCGGGGCATTGCGTGTTGCATAACTTTATTTATGAAATAAACATGtaattgtgttatttgttcactcagatTCCCTTTATCTGATATTTAGGTTTcagttgaagatctgataacattcagtatcaaaaatagagAACATcaggaagggggcaaatactttgaCGTTACTGTATACCCCAAGACGTGTGAAAAGTAGTCTATACACAAGATAGAAACCAATATTATGGATGTAATTTACACTCAGAGGCCTGTTTATTTAGGTACACCACCAAGTTCACGAAAACGGTTCGCTTCTACAGACACaagtcacgtggccgtggcttgctatataaagccaCCAAACAGGCATCCTTTTACTGTACGATtaaacgttagaatgggcaaatcgagtgacctaagcgaccgAGCGTGGTATGATCATTGGTACCAGGTACGCCAGTTCGGGTCGCAGAAGCTGGCCGGGCCCCTTTTTGCGCACGATAGTGTCTGGAGTTTAAagatggtgcgacaaacaaaaaaacatccagtcagcagcagtcctgcGGGCGCAAACAGCTAACTGATGAGAGGTTgaagaatggcaagaatcatacaggcgggccacaaacagacaaataacggcaTCGTACAACAGTGGAGTGCAGAGCAGCATCTCAAAGCAGacaactcgtcggtccttgtcatggatgggctatCGCAGCAGACAACCACACCGGGTTCTACTCCTATCAGTTAAAAACAAGGAGAAGTGGCTCCAGTTGGCACGCGATagccaacactggacaattgagtgAATAAACATTGCCTGATCCGATGAATCCCGATTCCTGTTACGttatgctgatggcagagtcaggatttggcataagcagcatgaatccatggccccatcctgcctggtgtcaatggtacaggctggtggtgtaaTGTGTGGGGAATGGTTTCCATGCCCCGAAGAATTTGtactgttctggaggcaaaaggGGTTCTGACACAGTACTAGATAGGTGTGCCTAATAAtctggccactgagtgtacatAATATCACATTGCGTGTAATCACGGCTGTCCCAAAACATAGGGGCCTTCACATAACAGACACCTCTGGTCAGACGGGGAGACTTACTTTTTCCCTGCCTATAGGTAAGGGCATGGCTGTGTAGAGATTCTTCCTCCCGTCATACACTGGCTTTCGATCCCCAAAGATCTGCGTTTTAAAGTGCTGTACCATGTGCTCCACAATTTCCCTGAGAACACAAATGGAGCGTGTTAGACTTTATCAATACAGTACAAAACGTCATTAACTAGACAATAGCCTACTAGTTATTTCGCTCAGGTGAAAGCCTGTAAACCAATTAAAACGGCTCCATACCGGTTGACCCTTCTGGGGCATTTCTCTGGCTTGATGTCAATGTCGTAGTGGTAGACCTCCAGTTTGGGGATCTCCATCTCAAAGAAGTTGGCCTGCAGTTTGATTGTCCTGCCCATGGTGCCAAAGTCTGGCCGCGAGGGGGGTTTGAACACATACTCTGGCACTGGGGGAGACGGGGGATCTGGATCAGAGGGGTCAGGGGTAGGAAGCAAACAAAGAAACAAGTTAATAACTGCACATACAAAACAGGTtgtttagcctggtcccagaacttTGAGAAGTTTTACCAACTCCTATGATCATGGTCATGGGTTGGAAAGAcaacaaacagacctgggaccaggctatattaGGGTAACTCACAAGATTGTTCTTTCACACTTGAAAGTGAAATATTATTTTCTAGAATGTGAATAGATCCTCAATACATTTTGCTGCCATGCTTGAACTATTTGGTTGGTGAGCCCTGGCCGAGTTTGACTGTTCGTTCTGCGAACAGGCATCTTTGGTCTGGGGCCTTGAGGTCATGGAGGAACATGTTTGAACATACTCCCTTTTGACATCTTATCTCTGTTCTCCAGCTCTTTGAATCCCCATAACTCCCTTTTGACTTTAACAATGCACACTAGCTAGCTATACAGTACAAACTGTCATGTCCAATAAGTCACTGAAGAGAACAAGTGGAATGTCCTTGTGAGTCTTAACGCATGATtaagacattgttaatgtggcAGGAAAAAATACCAGGAAAGTTTATCAGAAAAATGCAGTCTTTCCTTGAGCTGACTTTTCCCGGTGGATATTTGTTCTCTCAGCTAGCTAAGCCTCTATGAAGAGTGAACTATTATAGGATTTCTCTCCATTTCAAATCAGAATGTCTGAATATCTGCTGTAATATTTAGTAGAAGAGGGGATTTCAGGGGTCTGATATTCAGGACATATTGTAAGATGCAAATCAGTGCATTGGAAAATATATGCCTAGTGCTTCAGTGCAGTCTACTGTTCTTTCTCGCTGGTAAACACTTTTCATCCAATTGATTCCTACAATTATACTTGCCGTATTTGCATGGCAGAATCAAGACATTTAAATTACAGCAGTCCGGGGGACAGAAGAAAACAAAATGTATACTGTGGGGTATAGTAGGCTGGCGGTACAAACATAGTGCTAGACTTATACTGGTGTGAAATAAGCTTACCAGAGCCAATTGACCCCGAGGAGTGAGGTGGTTCAAGCATCTCAGCAGCTAGAGAAGAAGAAAAGGGTGGTCAATTGACATGTCTCACAATGAGTCAAATGAAGGCTGAATGGATCAAAATGTTGTGTAATATTCTTAGATATTACTCcttttgaaaatgcccaaagGAAACCATGTTACGCCATTCTTCATGTACATTTTTATTCCCTATACTTTATTCCTGCATAGTTAGCTAACTATTTCTAAATGCCTTGCCCTCTTATCAGCCTTAGAACAGGGTCATGTAGCTACAACTGCTGGGCGATTTTTCTGCTCCCTTATCAACAAGCACACACAAGCAATCTGGAAGTCTGACCACTCCTAAACCACTCATCTTCTTGAAACTTGTCACTATCATTCTCAATAAGTGGAGGGTAGGACATAATCAACCAAAAAAGAGTTAGTCAACAGGCATATCAGTGGTGCCATTTCATTTTCTAGCAAATTTTAAATTCACCCAAACTTGCTCCACTTTGAAAAACCTAGGAGGAATGAACAATTTATATGCTACTACTAGGATAATCTATTAGCTAGTTTCAACTCACTAATAGCTAGTTTCAACTCATTACCAATTTCAACTCACTAACAAAAACTTAGCAAAGGATGCATAACTAAATTATCGATGTTTGCTCAATTCATAGCAAGTTGACTGGTCCCCATAATAGTAACGTTAACTAGTTAAACAAGAGGGTAGAGAATAACTTTTTATCAAACAGCCTCGAAAAGATAACTAGTCACAACAAGCAATGGCTAAAAAGTAGCCAAATAGTGTTAGCTGGTCAGCATGCaaaccagctagctaacatttgaAAAGGCTAACAAGCCGCGGTTGGCTAAGGGAAGATGACTAACCTAGCTACCTAGCAAACAATGTGTTCAtctgagctagctaacgttagctagcgagatGGCTACTTAAGACCAACTATTTGATGGTCGAATTCTTTCTAGAACTAGTTTAAAGTAATTGTTCGCTAATTTGCCCAAATGAATCTTACTTTAGGATTGGACTTGAACAACAAGTTACGCGACTTCCAGCTATCATTAGCCAGGTCAACGTGCATAAGCTAAAAGCTACAGTAACAACAGGCCGGGAAAACCGTGGCAATGATTGCTAACAAGATCTAGCTAACTAGGACGAAATGTTATTCTGAAATTATATTGAGGTTGGCGAACAATGTTACAAAATGAAAACAAACCATCATGCAAATGATTGAAGATACCAACGACATACAAATCAGCACCCTTATAGTTAGCCGTTTTGCTAACTAGCAATGCACAATTTACCTCCAGCAGCTCCACTGGAATACATTTTGTAGTTTTTCAGCGTGCACAGTGGTCGTACGGATACTCCACTTTTCTCCGGTCAAACGTCGCCAAAATACATACGTGAATGGGTACTATATATAAAACAATGTGGGTGGCTCGGTTAGGAAGTGGAAGGATTTAGCCAAGAAGTAAAGTACAACACCATGAGAGCTCTATCATCCTCTGCAAGGCCCCATCCCCCTAAATACAAACCCGAGCAATGCCGAGAAGAGCTAGTAATGAATATGTGTGATGTCACACGCACAGCCCGCAATTATCCGCGCGCGCTCTTTCCAAGGCCGTCTTTATTTTACAACTTGTCGAAATCCAGGGGAAGATGGATCAACCAAAATgcattaaatgtatttaattcaAGCCATGTTAACACCGTGCGACAACAAATGAGTTGTAACGTTACCAACCAAATGTACATTTCTGTTTACTCAATTTGACCACTGACGAATGCAATTCACAGGAAGAAGAAACAGCTGTCATTTCCGGGTATGTTGTATTTTGAAAAAAAAAGATCACTGATAAACCAATCTCTTATGTATACAGTAACCAAGATACTGCTTTAAATGGCATACAGGTAGGTCTGTTCTGACTTTACACGGTTATTGTTATATTTAGTTATTAATACTTATTTCCAAAAAAGGTCTTAGGAACGtttatatgtaaaaaaaaaaaaaaaattaaattattTTATGATCAGTTTTCATATGTACTTAAAATAGTAGGTACCattttatttaaattattatttgttgttttatttctcaGAATAGTTCCTGATTACACTAAAGAGGGTTTTTAGTCTCTCTTACTACAAGAACCCTTGGTTTGGTCTTGAACATAACTTCCAGTTGAGTTGAATTTCAAAGGTTATGGAATAAGCTATTTTCACTTTAAATTGACTTAAATGGTGCAGTTCTCGGTTCCTTATCGTTTACGTTCACTGCTCCTACGTCTttgactcatcctactacagtttATACTTTTATATAATCTTtgctgttttgtctttgtctatatTATATCTTAATGCTAGGGGGTTACGAAACAGTGTGAAGCGCAAGGCCTAATTTTTATTTGCTAAACAATTTCGAACAGATTTTTGCTTTTTTCAAGAGTCTCACTCAATTTTGGCTGATGCCAACTTCTGGAGGTCACAGTGGGGCAAAGATATTTGGCTTTCCCATGGATCTGAACGCTCTGCTGGTGTCACTACAATGAAAAatacctttggtggtaatattctacactcggaatgtgacccctttggtcactttatttgtcttgtgatcagttacaatgacattacactcattactgtaaacttctatgggtacaacaccaaacatgagaatgatgagttacaatgacattacactcattactgtaaacttctatgggtacaacaccaaacatgagaatgatgagttgcTTGAATCTATAGAGAAACATATATTTCCTTGGTTATCTAAATTTCCCAATTCGTTATTATTGATAGGAGGGGACTTTAACATTACAATAGATAATTCAACTGATATATGGCCCCCAGGTaggccaaccaatcagaatttgggtttaatactttttatggaaaagtttgatcttactgatgatgtatggagagagaggtttccgGCCGAAAGATCATTCACTTGGAGTAACAAAACAGGCTCCAGACAATCCAGAATAGATTTTTGGCTTATATCCAAATGTATTGATagtgagtgtgttactacaaatatttgtactactcccctcacagaccatagggctatttacattgatatcaaaatatttacccctgatactaaccttggtagagcatcctactggaagctaaacagctcattattaaataatgatatagttaCATTTGAGGTTAAAGATCTGCTCTCACACTTTTGGGAAAAGGCTTGTGAAGAAAAGTCTTATTGCAAGAACTGGGAGCTCTTTAAATTTGAGGTGTCCAAATATCTGGTAGTAATCTTGCTAAGACCATaagagctgaggaggaaaaggtgatcaTTAAGATAACTTCCCTTTCTCAGAGGTCCCCAACTGACCTCttgggggaggagaagatggaactaattgagttacaaaataaactggataacatatataaattaaaagcagaagg
This genomic interval from Oncorhynchus clarkii lewisi isolate Uvic-CL-2024 chromosome 18, UVic_Ocla_1.0, whole genome shotgun sequence contains the following:
- the LOC139373770 gene encoding protein argonaute-2 isoform X5, which gives rise to MYSSGAAGAAEMLEPPHSSGSIGSDPPSPPVPEYVFKPPSRPDFGTMGRTIKLQANFFEMEIPKLEVYHYDIDIKPEKCPRRVNREIVEHMVQHFKTQIFGDRKPVYDGRKNLYTAMPLPIGREKVELEVTIPGEGKDRNFKVAIKWVSCVSLQALQEALSGRLPNIPFETIQALDVVMRHLPSMRYTPVGRSFFTPSEGCSNPLGGGREVWFGFHQSVRPSLWKMMLNIDVSATAFYKAQPVIEFMCEVLDFKSIEEQQKPLTDSQRVKFTKEIKGLKVEITHCGQMKRKYRVCNVTRRPASHQTFPLQQENGQTIECTVAQYFKDKYKLILRYPHLPCLQVGQEQKHTYLPLEVCNIVAGQRCIKKLTDNQTSTMIRATARSAPDRQEEISKLMRSANFNNDPYVREFGVMVRDEMTEVNGRVLQAPSILYGGRQNKAIATPIQGVWDMRNKQFHTGIEIKVWAIACFAPQRQCTELLLKAFTDQLRKISRDAGMPIQGQPCFCKYAQGADSVEPMFKHLKYTYQGLQLVVVILPGKTPVYAEVKRVGDTVLGMATQCVQVKNVQKTTPQTLSNLCLKINVKLGGVNNILLPQGRPLVFQQPVIFLGADVTHPPAGDGKKPSIAAVVGSMDAHPSRYCATVRVQQHRQDIIQDLATMVRELLIQFYKSTRFKPTRIIYYRDGISEGQFNQVRLEVLQHELLAIREACIKLEKDYQPGITFVVVQKRHHTRLFCMDRNERVGKSGNIPAGTTVDTKITHPSEFDFYLCSHAGIQGTSRPSHYHVLWDDNHFTSDELQVLTYQLCHTYVRCTRSVSIPAPAYYAHLVAFRARYHLVDKEHDSAEGSHTSGQSNGRDQQALAKAVQIHQDTLRTMYFA
- the LOC139373770 gene encoding protein argonaute-2 isoform X7; the protein is MYSSGAAGAAEMLEPPHSSGSIGSDPPSPPVPEYVFKPPSRPDFGTMGRTIKLQANFFEMEIPKLEVYHYDIDIKPEKCPRRVNREIVEHMVQHFKTQIFGDRKPVYDGRKNLYTAMPLPIGREKVELEVTIPGEGKDRNFKVAIKWVSCVSLQALQEALSGRLPNIPFETIQALDVVMRHLPSMRYTPVGRSFFTPSEGCSNPLGGGREVWFGFHQSVRPSLWKMMLNIDVSATAFYKAQPVIEFMCEVLDFKSIEEQQKPLTDSQRVKFTKEIKGLKVEITHCGQMKRKYRVCNVTRRPASHQTFPLQQENGQTIECTVAQYFKDKYKLILRYPHLPCLQVGQEQKHTYLPLEVCNIVAGQRCIKKLTDNQTSTMIRATARSAPDRQEEISKLMRSANFNNDPYVREFGVMVRDEMTEVNGRVLQAPSILYGGRQNKAIATPIQGVWDMRNKQFHTGIEIKVWAIACFAPQRQCTELLLKAFTDQLRKISRDAGMPIQGQPCFCKYAQGADSVEPMFKHLKYTYQGLQLVVVILPGKTPVYAEVKRVGDTVLGMATQCVQVKNVQKTTPQTLSNLCLKINVKLGGVNNILLPQGRPLVFQQPVIFLGADVTHPPAGDGKKPSIAAVVGSMDAHPSRYCATVRVQQHRQDIIQDLATMVRELLIQFYKSTRFKPTRIIYYRDGISEGQFNQVLQHELLAIREACIKLEKDYQPGITFVVVQKRHHTRLFCMDRNERVGKSGNIPAGTTVDTKITHPSEFDFYLCSHAGIQGTSRPSHYHVLWDDNHFTSDELQVLTYQLCHTYVRCTRSVSIPAPAYYAHLVAFRARYHLVDKEHDSAEGSHTSGQSNGRDQQALAKAVQIHQDTLRTMYFA